From one Streptomyces sp. R41 genomic stretch:
- a CDS encoding rhamnogalacturonan lyase B N-terminal domain-containing protein, with protein sequence MSGSVNRPVRRRTFVLGSAAAAGSAALAGPLASSASAASFGWSDDGSNYVVDTGANLVFKVSKTNGDLTSLVHRGTEYQGYGGKNSHVESGLGTSTVTIAQSGSTILISVAYGTLKHYYAARSGENNVYLWTNKADTSVSATRYIVRVKAGLFLNDEPDSYTYAPTTIEASDVFAKSDGQTRSKHYSKLRVIDYDYIGWSTGSVGLWIVRSNHEKTSGGPFYRSLLRHQSADGGGLYEILYYGENQTEAQRFGLQGPYVIAFTDGGAPSSSLFPGTLTTSWADSLGISGYVAASGRGRVAGVGITGRNTAYAYTVGLANSAAQYWGSARSSDGYFSIAGVLPGTYTLTVFKDELAVHTTPVTVTAGATTTLNTIAIPSSNDPGNASAIWRIGDWTGTPSGFKNATLMTYAHPSDVRASSWTGNVVIGSGSETASFPAYIWKDVNSGLLVYFKLTAAQAAAAHTLRIGVTTAYANGRPQVTVNSWVSSIPSPPTQPGTRSLTVGSYRGNNYTFTYSVPASAWLTDAGQYNVLKIDVVSGSGTTSYLSAGTSIDAIDLLA encoded by the coding sequence ATGTCCGGATCCGTGAACAGACCGGTCCGACGCCGTACCTTCGTGCTCGGCAGCGCGGCCGCCGCCGGCTCGGCGGCCCTCGCCGGCCCCCTCGCCTCGTCCGCTTCCGCCGCGAGCTTCGGCTGGAGCGACGACGGCTCGAACTATGTCGTCGACACCGGCGCGAACCTGGTCTTCAAGGTCAGCAAGACCAACGGCGACCTGACCTCGCTCGTCCACCGCGGCACGGAGTACCAGGGCTACGGCGGCAAGAACTCGCACGTCGAGTCGGGTCTCGGCACCTCCACCGTGACGATCGCGCAGTCCGGTTCGACGATCCTGATCTCCGTCGCGTACGGCACGCTCAAGCACTACTACGCGGCCCGCAGCGGCGAGAACAACGTCTACCTGTGGACCAACAAGGCCGATACGTCGGTATCCGCGACCCGCTACATCGTGCGCGTCAAGGCGGGTTTGTTCCTCAACGACGAACCCGACTCCTACACGTACGCGCCCACCACCATCGAGGCCTCGGACGTGTTCGCGAAGTCCGACGGCCAGACCCGCTCGAAGCACTACTCGAAGCTCCGCGTCATCGACTACGACTACATCGGCTGGAGCACCGGCAGCGTCGGCCTGTGGATCGTGCGCAGCAACCACGAGAAGACCTCCGGCGGCCCGTTCTACCGGTCCCTGCTGCGCCACCAGAGCGCCGACGGCGGCGGCCTGTACGAGATCCTCTACTACGGCGAGAACCAGACCGAGGCCCAGCGCTTCGGCCTCCAGGGCCCGTACGTCATCGCCTTCACGGACGGCGGCGCGCCCTCCTCCTCACTGTTCCCGGGCACCCTGACCACCTCGTGGGCGGACTCGCTCGGCATCTCCGGGTACGTCGCGGCGAGCGGCCGGGGCCGGGTCGCGGGCGTCGGCATCACCGGCCGGAACACGGCGTACGCGTACACGGTCGGGCTCGCCAACTCGGCCGCGCAGTACTGGGGTTCGGCACGGTCGTCGGACGGCTACTTCTCGATCGCCGGTGTGCTGCCGGGGACGTACACCCTCACCGTCTTCAAGGACGAACTCGCCGTCCACACGACCCCGGTGACGGTCACGGCGGGCGCCACGACCACCCTCAACACGATCGCGATCCCGTCCTCGAACGACCCGGGCAACGCGAGCGCCATCTGGCGGATCGGCGACTGGACCGGCACGCCGAGCGGCTTCAAGAACGCGACGCTGATGACGTACGCGCATCCGTCCGACGTACGGGCCTCGTCCTGGACGGGGAACGTGGTGATCGGCAGCGGCAGCGAGACCGCGTCCTTCCCCGCGTACATCTGGAAGGACGTGAACAGCGGGCTGCTCGTGTACTTCAAGCTGACGGCCGCCCAGGCCGCCGCCGCGCACACCCTCCGCATCGGGGTGACGACGGCGTACGCGAACGGCCGGCCGCAGGTCACGGTCAACAGCTGGGTGTCCTCGATCCCCTCGCCGCCCACGCAGCCGGGCACCCGGTCACTGACGGTCGGCTCGTACCGGGGCAACAACTACACGTTCACGTACAGCGTTCCGGCCAGTGCGTGGCTCACGGATGCCGGCCAGTACAACGTGCTGAAGATCGATGTGGTGAGCGGCTCGGGGACGACGAGCTACCTCAGCGCGGGCACGTCGATCGACGCGATCGACCTGCTGGCCTGA
- a CDS encoding rhamnogalacturonan acetylesterase: MRRFTITAAVAVMAAATALSATPAQAHGGQHALGLENCTATACHFGVAPGTYDVRVVLGGDTAASTAVSGETRRSLLPETATEAGRTVARSFTVNVRTPEGEPTGPEGTPGLDLVIGGSAPALADIRVTPARPRTRQIFLVGDSTVCDQPGDPYSGWGQQLPQYLRKGLSVANYADSGESTVTYLATPALFPTVQPLIREHDLVLIQLAHNDKTTDEATYRANLETLVAGVRAQGGEPVLVTPIVRRWFNADGTLNNNTALLVNGLGVDHPAVIRSVAAAENVPLIDLTVKTKALVESLGVEGSKAIYLYNEKRDNTHTSVHGATVYAGLVRDELVAQHLVPDGLVRVG; the protein is encoded by the coding sequence ATGAGACGTTTCACGATCACCGCCGCTGTGGCGGTGATGGCTGCCGCCACCGCCCTGTCGGCCACGCCGGCGCAGGCGCATGGCGGGCAGCACGCCCTGGGCCTGGAGAACTGCACGGCGACCGCCTGCCACTTCGGCGTCGCGCCCGGCACGTACGACGTCCGTGTCGTCCTCGGCGGGGACACCGCGGCCAGTACCGCCGTCAGCGGTGAGACCCGCCGCTCCCTGCTCCCCGAGACCGCCACCGAGGCAGGCAGGACCGTGGCCCGCAGCTTCACCGTGAACGTCCGCACCCCCGAGGGCGAGCCGACAGGCCCCGAGGGCACCCCCGGCCTGGACCTCGTCATCGGCGGCTCGGCCCCCGCGCTCGCCGACATCCGGGTGACCCCCGCCCGCCCCCGCACCCGCCAGATCTTCCTGGTCGGCGACTCGACGGTGTGCGACCAGCCCGGCGACCCCTACTCGGGTTGGGGCCAGCAGCTGCCGCAGTACCTCCGCAAGGGACTCTCGGTCGCCAACTACGCGGATTCCGGCGAGAGCACGGTCACCTACCTCGCCACCCCGGCGCTCTTCCCGACCGTCCAGCCGCTCATCCGTGAGCACGACCTGGTGCTCATCCAGCTCGCCCACAACGACAAGACGACCGACGAGGCGACGTACCGCGCCAATCTCGAAACGCTCGTCGCGGGCGTCCGCGCTCAGGGCGGCGAACCGGTCCTCGTCACCCCCATCGTGCGCCGCTGGTTCAACGCGGACGGCACCCTGAACAACAACACCGCGCTGCTGGTGAACGGCCTGGGCGTCGACCATCCCGCCGTCATCCGCTCGGTCGCCGCCGCCGAGAACGTCCCGCTGATCGACCTCACGGTCAAGACCAAGGCCCTCGTCGAATCCCTGGGCGTCGAGGGTTCCAAGGCGATCTACCTCTACAACGAGAAGCGGGACAACACCCACACCTCGGTGCACGGCGCGACGGTGTACGCGGGTCTGGTCCGGGACGAACTCGTCGCCCAACACCTGGTGCCGGACGGCCTGGTGAGGGTGGGATGA
- a CDS encoding DUF2264 domain-containing protein — translation MPPEDRTLSPYTGYTRAHWEAVADSLLAAVAPYATEDGALYHLPGTHTSWSGRLSDGLEGYARTLLLAAFRRDEKVLERYADGLAAGTAGVWPRVEHRTQPLVEAASIALALRVTRPLLWDRLDDGVRQRAAAWLGDALTAEAWPCNWELFPVTVGGFLQEIGHEPEASRAAIDRGLERIERWYVGDGWYTDGDGRKFDYYNGWAMHLYPVLHAWLAGDADLLELYGGRLEAHLADYARLFGGDGAPMLQGRSLTYRFATTAPLWLGALTGRTPLSPGETRRLSSGALRYFLDRGAVDERGLLTLGWHGPDEALLQDYSGPASPYWASKAFLGLLLPSDHEAWTAREEPGPTDRADAVTPVGPPNWLLQSTSSDGLVRLHNHGSEDVRYDPYYTRLAYSTTTEPSPLSSPSYDNSVIVGGDASRSDIEPLGVGDGWAASRHTVTAGIRVTSLVVVRGAVEVRAHLVAGAAAGTPVRVTGWAPGDGVRSELHPVHGLSDSTGVTEEQPTLFVTLARLTADPDPLPLTELVSVKVEGAYEVAVSWASGESARFRFSTSGARSAESSWSVTPLRGRSCRTV, via the coding sequence ATGCCACCCGAGGACCGCACCCTCAGCCCGTACACCGGATACACCCGCGCCCACTGGGAGGCGGTCGCCGACTCCCTGCTCGCCGCCGTCGCGCCGTACGCGACCGAGGACGGCGCGCTCTACCACCTCCCCGGCACGCACACGAGCTGGTCCGGCAGGCTCTCCGACGGCCTGGAGGGCTACGCGCGCACGCTCCTCCTCGCGGCCTTCCGCCGCGACGAGAAGGTCCTGGAGCGGTACGCGGACGGCCTCGCCGCCGGAACCGCGGGCGTCTGGCCCCGCGTGGAGCACCGCACCCAGCCGCTCGTCGAGGCCGCGTCGATCGCCCTCGCGCTGCGCGTGACCCGGCCGCTGCTGTGGGACCGCCTCGACGACGGCGTACGGCAGCGGGCCGCGGCCTGGCTCGGCGACGCCCTGACGGCCGAAGCCTGGCCGTGCAACTGGGAGTTGTTCCCGGTGACGGTCGGCGGCTTCCTCCAGGAGATCGGTCACGAGCCCGAGGCCTCGCGCGCCGCCATCGACCGCGGCCTGGAGCGCATCGAGCGGTGGTACGTCGGCGACGGCTGGTACACCGACGGCGACGGCCGCAAGTTCGACTACTACAACGGCTGGGCGATGCACCTGTACCCGGTGCTGCACGCATGGCTGGCGGGCGACGCCGACCTGTTGGAGCTGTACGGGGGCCGCTTGGAAGCCCACCTGGCCGACTACGCCCGCCTGTTCGGCGGCGACGGCGCGCCGATGCTCCAGGGCCGCTCCCTGACCTACCGCTTCGCGACCACCGCACCGCTCTGGCTCGGCGCCCTCACCGGCCGTACGCCCCTCTCCCCGGGCGAGACCCGACGCCTGTCCTCGGGCGCCCTGCGTTACTTCCTCGACCGGGGAGCGGTGGACGAGCGCGGGCTGCTCACCCTCGGCTGGCACGGCCCCGACGAGGCGCTCCTGCAGGACTATTCGGGCCCGGCCTCCCCGTACTGGGCGAGCAAGGCCTTCCTCGGCCTGCTCCTGCCATCGGACCATGAGGCCTGGACGGCGCGCGAGGAGCCCGGCCCGACGGACCGCGCCGACGCCGTCACCCCCGTCGGCCCGCCCAACTGGCTTCTTCAGTCGACCAGTTCGGACGGCCTGGTCCGCCTCCACAACCACGGCAGCGAGGACGTCCGCTACGACCCGTACTACACACGGCTCGCGTACTCGACGACGACAGAGCCTTCGCCGCTGTCGTCGCCCTCGTACGACAACAGCGTGATCGTCGGCGGCGACGCGAGCCGAAGCGACATCGAGCCGCTGGGGGTGGGCGACGGCTGGGCGGCGTCCCGCCACACGGTGACGGCGGGCATCCGGGTCACCAGCCTCGTCGTCGTCCGAGGCGCGGTGGAGGTGCGGGCCCATCTGGTGGCGGGAGCGGCCGCCGGCACTCCGGTGCGCGTCACGGGGTGGGCGCCCGGAGACGGCGTACGATCCGAACTCCACCCCGTACACGGCCTGTCGGACTCCACCGGCGTCACCGAAGAGCAACCCACGCTCTTCGTCACCCTCGCCCGCCTCACCGCCGACCCGGATCCCCTGCCCCTCACGGAGCTGGTGTCCGTAAAGGTCGAGGGGGCCTACGAGGTCGCCGTGAGCTGGGCCTCGGGGGAGTCGGCGCGCTTCCGCTTCAGTACGTCAGGCGCGCGATCCGCAGAGTCGTCGTGGTCGGTGACGCCCCTGCGAGGGCGCTCGTGTAGGACGGTGTGA